The genomic window GTCGGTTGGGCCGAGAAAGGCGAGGCGCACACCGTGTTCGCGCTCAACATTGATTGCCGCGAGCCGCGTCTCATCAGTGAGCGCATGCCGCTGACGCAAGCCTGCCTTGCCGAGATTGGCGCGATCTAGCGCTACCGCGCTGGCGCCGCTCAACTAGCATCCTCCCGCCAAGGAAAAACCGGGAGGATAACAATGAACTCAACGCCGCTCTGGTTGTCGTCGCTCACGCTTGCGGCAGCTGCCGGCTGGCTCGGCGCCACGATGTATGCCGGCCCCGCCACCAGCAAGGAGCCACGCTTTCCGCAGCTCACCATGGATCAGCTGGACGCCAGGCAGAAGCCGCTCGGCGAACAGATCATGAAGGTGTCGAGCGTCGGCATCGGCGGGCCCTACAACCCGATGATTCGCAGTCCCGTGCTCGGCCAGCGCCTGTTCGACCTGTTCCACTACCTGCGCTGGGAGACCTCGGTCCTGGTCAAGCTCAACGAGTTCGCGATCCTGATCATCGGGCGGCAGTGGCGCTCGCAGGTGGAATGGTACGCACACGCGCCGCTGGCGGCGAAGGCGGGCCTGTCGGCCGACATCATCGCAGAGCTGAAGGCCAACAAGCGGCCCTCGAAGATGGCCGATGACGAGGCGGTGGTCTACGATTTCGTCACCGAGCTCACCACCACCAAGAAGGTCACCGACGAGACTTACGCACGCGCGAAGAAGGTGTTCAACGACCAGCAGATCGTCGACCTCACCGCAGTTGCCGGCAATTACGTGATGGTTGCGATGCTGCTTGCCATGGCGGAGGAGACCGTGCCGCCGGACAAGCAGGAACCGTTTAGGCCGGGTGAGCCGTAGGGCTCGCTATTGCGAGCGCAGCTCTCTCCACGCGTCATTGCGAGCGTAGCGAAGCAATCCAGAGCCCCTCAGCGGGAAGATTCTGGATTGCTTCGCTGCGCTCGCAATGACGGGGGCGTAGGGGGGGCAGCGCCGTGCCCACCTTCTCTCCGTGTCATGATCTGTGATTGGTGGGCACGCTCCGCTTTGCCCACCCTACGAGAGCTGGGGCGGAGCAAACAGTCTCAACCCAACTTCAACAGCACCTGCAAAAACTCCTCCACCGCCTTGCGCGCTTCAGCGGCTGTCTTCGGATTGCCGCCGACATGCGGGTTGAGCTCGACACAGGCGTCCTTGTAGGAGAAGGGCGCATTGGTATCGCCGTT from Bradyrhizobium zhanjiangense includes these protein-coding regions:
- a CDS encoding carboxymuconolactone decarboxylase family protein, whose translation is MNSTPLWLSSLTLAAAAGWLGATMYAGPATSKEPRFPQLTMDQLDARQKPLGEQIMKVSSVGIGGPYNPMIRSPVLGQRLFDLFHYLRWETSVLVKLNEFAILIIGRQWRSQVEWYAHAPLAAKAGLSADIIAELKANKRPSKMADDEAVVYDFVTELTTTKKVTDETYARAKKVFNDQQIVDLTAVAGNYVMVAMLLAMAEETVPPDKQEPFRPGEP